In one window of Paraflavitalea soli DNA:
- a CDS encoding S41 family peptidase, whose translation MRTILLVSCCLLFATSLFSQSDFETKKKYYFFKTWNYLKYYHPGIATGKVQADSFFLCYWPLLSKAKDNKSFNKVLHQMTGALPKLPSVDAASSLSLSPEKIMKQNLDTAWCTSDPFLTPAIKKQFRQVFIHRYTDTGHYYLPEKNYTTDVPHEPAYPFADTLNIPYEYRMLALAKIQGAVDYLFPHKYIMDSNWNTVLLHFITLFTNCDSRLQYEKLLLNITATFNDTHAWYFNEDMKNRRRIFRNTFYPPFEYQLFDNKILVTGIIIEELCSRAGIQKGDLITSLDGISIAEKIRELSRLLSASNTNVLWYRLGKYSDNFLFAADKPSISIQVDRAGRTSSSELTLFQARDTALVRRLGKYFNAKPSLKRQDDQFTYLDSGVVYFNINNTFRFIEHVPDERVDAVMDSLLALMAQSKALIFDMRDYPDWPGFAFTYLYKKFGKKTNIYGWYYEVNKQYAGTYTPLKHTNDYFPPGVTPENFPYKGKVFIIVNPVTRSMSEWHTMNLQKLFPNSITIGQQTAGADGDYKKMNLPGNYAIPFTGNAIFYPDGGQAQRVGVRIDKPIYPTMKEILTGEDLLLNKALQLINER comes from the coding sequence ATGCGTACCATCCTGCTCGTATCCTGCTGTTTATTGTTTGCAACCAGTCTTTTCAGTCAATCCGATTTCGAAACAAAGAAAAAGTACTATTTCTTCAAGACCTGGAACTACCTCAAATATTACCATCCCGGCATAGCCACCGGTAAAGTGCAGGCCGATTCCTTTTTTCTCTGCTATTGGCCCCTCCTCAGTAAGGCCAAAGACAACAAGAGCTTTAACAAAGTACTGCACCAGATGACCGGCGCACTACCCAAACTCCCTTCGGTAGATGCCGCCAGCTCATTGTCTCTCTCACCAGAAAAAATAATGAAGCAGAACCTGGACACCGCCTGGTGCACCAGCGATCCCTTCCTTACTCCCGCCATAAAAAAGCAGTTCCGGCAGGTTTTCATTCACCGCTACACCGATACCGGCCATTATTACCTGCCCGAAAAAAACTATACTACCGATGTTCCCCATGAACCCGCTTACCCGTTTGCCGATACCCTCAACATCCCCTATGAATACCGGATGCTGGCATTGGCCAAAATACAAGGCGCCGTTGACTACCTCTTCCCCCATAAGTATATCATGGACAGCAATTGGAATACCGTTCTCCTGCACTTCATTACCTTATTTACCAATTGCGATTCCCGCTTACAATACGAGAAACTCCTGCTCAATATTACAGCCACCTTCAATGATACCCATGCCTGGTATTTCAATGAAGACATGAAGAACAGGAGGCGTATATTCAGGAATACTTTCTATCCACCATTCGAATACCAGCTTTTCGACAATAAGATCCTCGTTACAGGCATCATCATCGAGGAGCTTTGCAGTAGAGCAGGTATTCAAAAAGGCGACCTGATCACCTCCCTCGATGGTATCAGCATTGCGGAAAAGATCAGGGAGCTATCACGACTCCTGTCCGCATCCAATACCAACGTGCTCTGGTATCGCCTCGGAAAATATAGTGACAATTTTCTCTTTGCAGCCGACAAACCATCCATCTCCATCCAGGTGGATAGGGCAGGCAGGACTAGCTCATCCGAATTGACCCTCTTTCAAGCCAGGGATACCGCCCTCGTGCGCCGGCTTGGCAAATATTTCAATGCCAAACCCAGCCTCAAAAGGCAGGATGACCAGTTCACCTATCTCGATAGCGGCGTTGTTTACTTCAACATCAACAATACCTTTCGTTTTATAGAACATGTTCCTGATGAGCGCGTGGATGCCGTCATGGATTCCCTCCTTGCCCTGATGGCCCAAAGCAAGGCCCTCATCTTCGATATGCGCGATTACCCCGACTGGCCCGGATTTGCCTTTACCTATCTGTATAAGAAGTTTGGGAAAAAAACCAATATCTATGGCTGGTATTATGAGGTTAACAAGCAATACGCGGGCACCTATACTCCCCTGAAGCATACCAACGATTATTTTCCGCCTGGCGTAACTCCCGAAAACTTTCCCTACAAAGGAAAAGTGTTCATCATCGTCAACCCTGTTACCCGCAGCATGAGCGAGTGGCATACCATGAACCTGCAAAAACTGTTTCCCAACAGCATTACCATTGGCCAGCAGACCGCCGGGGCCGACGGAGATTATAAGAAAATGAACCTTCCCGGCAATTATGCCATCCCCTTCACCGGCAATGCTATCTTTTATCCCGATGGCGGCCAGGCCCAGCGGGTAGGGGTGAGGATCGATAAGCCCATTTACCCAACCATGAAAGAGATATTGACCGGAGAAGACCTGCTGCTTAACAAAGCCCTGCAACTCATCAACGAGCGATAA
- a CDS encoding TPM domain-containing protein has translation MKRLVAIFFVLLSVVTYGQNIDDIIKNKPTKLVNDHAGLLDPAAAQQLERKLVAYDDSTSTQIAIVLVKTLDGRPIEETALSIYRSWGIGNKKTNNGVLILAAIDDKQIRIEVGYGLEGAIPDITANQIIRNDIAPNFRSGDYYEGLDKATQSLIQAAQGEYKAPDGYGKRKSKGNGFGNIIGGIVIIIIIAIFAGRGRGGGGGGGGYMSRRGYGDVLTPFIIGSLLGGGRGGGGGGGGGWSGGGGGGFGGFGGGSSGGGGASGSW, from the coding sequence ATGAAAAGACTGGTAGCTATATTCTTTGTACTGTTATCCGTAGTCACCTATGGTCAGAACATTGATGACATCATCAAAAACAAGCCCACAAAACTTGTTAATGATCATGCCGGCCTATTGGATCCAGCTGCTGCCCAGCAATTGGAACGTAAGCTCGTAGCATATGATGATAGTACTTCCACCCAGATCGCTATTGTATTGGTTAAGACCCTCGACGGCAGGCCAATTGAGGAAACGGCATTGTCCATCTATCGTAGCTGGGGCATCGGCAATAAGAAAACCAATAATGGTGTACTTATCCTCGCTGCAATCGACGACAAGCAGATCCGCATAGAAGTGGGGTATGGCCTGGAAGGCGCCATACCCGATATCACCGCCAATCAGATCATCCGCAATGATATTGCTCCTAATTTCCGGTCCGGCGATTATTATGAGGGATTGGACAAAGCCACCCAATCACTCATACAGGCCGCCCAGGGCGAATACAAAGCACCGGACGGTTATGGCAAACGCAAATCCAAAGGCAACGGATTCGGTAATATCATTGGTGGCATTGTGATCATCATCATCATTGCCATCTTTGCAGGTCGCGGTCGTGGCGGCGGTGGGGGAGGCGGTGGCTACATGAGCCGCAGGGGTTATGGAGATGTACTGACCCCTTTTATCATCGGCAGCTTGCTGGGTGGCGGAAGAGGCGGTGGCGGCGGAGGAGGAGGAGGCTGGTCCGGCGGTGGAGGTGGTGGCTTTGGCGGCTTCGGCGGCGGAAGCAGTGGCGGAGGCGGCGCCAGCGGAAGCTGGTAA
- a CDS encoding TPM domain-containing protein yields the protein MALFPFTRKSEFFSEEEKKQVVKAIQEAELTTSGEVRVFIESRCRFVDPLDRAAELFWNLKMDYTQDRNAVLVYVAVRDHQFAVFADQAIHEKVGNEFWNKEVQAMKRHFAQNHYADAVTQVVKDVGIALQFHFPFNRETDKNELPDEIIFGS from the coding sequence ATGGCACTTTTTCCATTCACCCGAAAAAGCGAATTCTTCTCCGAAGAAGAAAAGAAGCAGGTTGTTAAGGCTATTCAGGAGGCAGAACTGACCACCAGTGGTGAAGTTCGCGTATTCATAGAAAGCCGTTGCCGCTTTGTGGATCCCCTCGATAGGGCAGCAGAACTGTTCTGGAACCTGAAGATGGATTATACCCAGGATCGCAATGCCGTACTCGTGTATGTAGCTGTGCGCGATCACCAGTTTGCAGTTTTTGCCGACCAGGCGATACATGAAAAAGTAGGCAATGAGTTCTGGAATAAGGAAGTGCAGGCAATGAAAAGGCACTTTGCCCAAAACCATTATGCAGATGCGGTGACACAGGTGGTCAAAGATGTGGGTATTGCCTTACAGTTTCACTTCCCCTTCAACCGGGAAACAGATAAAAATGAACTACCGGATGAGATCATTTTCGGAAGCTGA
- a CDS encoding LemA family protein, giving the protein MKSRNLVLIVVVLFILILGGCGCSGYNKMVNLDEDVKAKWGNVQSDYQRRSDLIPNLVNTVKGAANFETETLTKVIEARSKATSVNINAGDLTPEKMAQFQQAQGELSGALSRLLVTVEKYPDLKANQNFQDLQKQLEGTENRIKVSRNDFNTAVQGYNSTVRRFPNNLFAGMFGFRVRDSFKADPGAERAPEVKF; this is encoded by the coding sequence ATGAAGTCGCGTAATCTCGTTCTGATCGTTGTTGTTCTATTCATTCTCATCCTCGGTGGTTGTGGATGCAGTGGCTACAACAAAATGGTAAACCTTGACGAAGATGTAAAAGCAAAATGGGGCAATGTACAAAGTGACTACCAACGCAGGTCCGATCTGATTCCCAACCTGGTGAATACAGTAAAAGGCGCTGCCAACTTTGAGACAGAAACCCTGACCAAAGTAATAGAAGCCCGTTCAAAAGCTACTTCTGTTAATATCAATGCCGGTGACCTTACACCTGAGAAAATGGCCCAGTTTCAACAGGCACAAGGTGAATTAAGCGGTGCCCTTAGCCGTTTATTGGTGACTGTCGAAAAATATCCCGATCTGAAAGCCAACCAGAATTTCCAGGACCTCCAAAAACAACTGGAAGGAACCGAAAACCGTATTAAAGTTTCACGCAATGATTTTAATACTGCTGTACAAGGTTACAACTCCACTGTACGTAGATTCCCCAACAACCTCTTTGCAGGCATGTTTGGATTCAGAGTACGTGACAGCTTTAAAGCTGATCCAGGAGCTGAAAGAGCACCGGAAGTAAAATTCTAA
- a CDS encoding PQQ-dependent sugar dehydrogenase, whose protein sequence is MKNLIFSLCLSVACMACKKDDKDATPVDISDRVLTENLTQPWEIIWGPDDFIWMTERGGRVSRVNPASGAVTPLITISEVSSQGEGGLLGMALHPSFNTTPQVYVAYNYNSGGNYREKIVRYQYNGTTLTNPVIIIDNIAASNIHNGCRLLIVGDKLFISTGDAANQSLPQNTGVVNGKILRLNLDGSIPGDNPIAGNPVWSYGHRNAQGLVYANNKLYSSEHGPDSDDEVNIIEKGRNYGWPDVKGFCEGSEQNFCSTNNVKEPLKAWTPTIAVSGMDYYDKDLIPQWKNSLLVATLKNSRLVQLQLNNGHDGIAATNDFLTNKYGRMRDVCIAPDGKVYVCTGNGNNDKIVEISTTD, encoded by the coding sequence ATGAAAAACCTTATTTTTTCCCTTTGCCTGTCTGTTGCCTGTATGGCCTGCAAAAAAGACGATAAGGATGCAACACCTGTTGATATCAGTGACCGTGTTTTAACAGAAAACCTTACACAACCCTGGGAGATCATCTGGGGTCCGGATGATTTTATCTGGATGACAGAACGAGGCGGCCGCGTGAGCCGTGTAAACCCGGCATCGGGCGCGGTTACACCCCTGATCACGATCAGTGAGGTAAGCAGCCAGGGAGAGGGTGGCCTGCTCGGCATGGCATTACACCCTTCCTTCAACACTACGCCACAGGTGTATGTAGCTTACAATTACAACAGTGGCGGGAACTACCGGGAAAAGATCGTGCGGTATCAATACAATGGCACTACGCTCACCAACCCGGTTATTATTATAGACAATATTGCCGCTTCCAATATTCATAACGGATGTCGGCTGTTAATTGTTGGCGATAAGCTGTTCATCAGTACGGGTGATGCGGCCAACCAATCCTTGCCGCAAAATACAGGTGTGGTAAATGGCAAGATACTCCGGTTAAACCTGGATGGCTCGATTCCCGGCGACAACCCAATAGCCGGCAACCCGGTGTGGAGTTATGGACACCGCAATGCGCAGGGCCTGGTATACGCCAATAATAAACTGTATAGTTCGGAACATGGTCCGGACTCAGATGATGAAGTGAACATTATTGAGAAAGGCAGGAACTATGGCTGGCCGGATGTGAAAGGTTTTTGTGAAGGCAGTGAACAGAACTTTTGTTCTACGAACAATGTAAAAGAACCCTTAAAAGCCTGGACACCTACGATCGCGGTAAGTGGCATGGATTATTACGACAAGGACCTGATCCCGCAATGGAAGAATTCACTGCTGGTAGCTACGTTGAAAAACAGCCGGCTGGTGCAATTGCAGCTCAACAATGGGCATGATGGTATTGCAGCAACAAATGATTTTTTAACGAATAAGTATGGCAGGATGCGGGATGTATGTATTGCTCCCGACGGAAAGGTATATGTGTGTACGGGCAATGGCAACAATGATAAAATTGTAGAGATCTCTACAACAGACTAG
- a CDS encoding tetratricopeptide repeat-containing sensor histidine kinase, translating into MSITTHFPFSTTAFTMLLLVLFGIPAAHAQSYSKADSIKIYKLLASADEEAVTGSLDNAMRFTQQALQWSKEKKMLRGEGFARLKEADITIQQSTTGKIDHLVNEGIQIATRLKDSFMLALAFYQQGQSLMYNEQHADAEKLFHKALALYFEKNISGYTGLVYNDMGYMFGVQGELEKQAHWILKAIRVYDQVQDLSGMATATSNLAAVYHGLGRSVEAIRYTRQTIAMREKVGDIAGLATSYANLSLFLRQQSIDSAIKYQEISTRYAEKTGVKARLVPGYDNMSVLMNMQKRKVDALEYIKKSIAICREMNDKLGLANKTRWAALLCGDLKDTTAAMAYFKESYYISAQLNNKTLWRDFYGSKAAYYKNQGDFTNAYEELKKYHLYKDSIVNEATQTNIAELQTKYETEKKDQSIATLNAEQKIRKLELEKQKAVIAGNREEAKRKQNEIDLLVQSKQLQELKIKRQDEELEKQLLLSQAKEQKLQLAEKEKSLQAHELRAQAQLRNAWIIGTILLLSLVVMLFNRYQLKKKLEQQKELEKIRNDIARDLHDDIGSTLTSINILSKVSQNNLSRDINKSATILENITEQSQQIQQAMSDIVWTIRPDNDKLENMVVRMREYVNHTLECKNIDVVFDVDNDILQQTLAMEQRRDFFLVFKEAVNNAAKYAQATTVAIRLSRQNNSLQLTVSDNGKGFDTGRVTSTNGLRSMRERSTALGATLNIQSAPQAGTTITLRFLPSLL; encoded by the coding sequence CCTGGACAATGCCATGCGCTTTACCCAACAGGCCCTCCAATGGAGCAAAGAAAAGAAGATGCTGCGCGGCGAAGGTTTTGCCCGTCTCAAAGAGGCCGATATCACCATACAACAATCCACTACCGGTAAAATTGATCACCTGGTCAATGAAGGTATTCAGATTGCCACCCGGTTAAAGGATAGCTTTATGCTGGCATTGGCTTTTTATCAGCAGGGGCAAAGCCTGATGTATAACGAACAGCACGCCGATGCTGAAAAACTCTTCCATAAAGCCCTGGCATTATACTTTGAAAAGAATATATCCGGATATACAGGTCTTGTGTACAATGACATGGGGTACATGTTTGGTGTGCAGGGCGAATTGGAAAAACAGGCACATTGGATACTGAAAGCAATACGCGTGTATGACCAGGTGCAGGACCTGTCGGGCATGGCCACTGCTACCAGCAACCTCGCGGCCGTTTACCATGGCCTGGGCAGATCTGTAGAGGCCATCCGGTATACCAGGCAGACCATTGCCATGCGCGAGAAAGTGGGCGATATAGCCGGCCTGGCTACTTCCTATGCCAACCTTTCCCTGTTCTTAAGACAGCAGTCGATCGACTCCGCCATCAAATACCAGGAGATCTCTACCCGGTATGCAGAAAAGACCGGCGTAAAAGCAAGATTGGTACCCGGTTACGACAACATGTCCGTACTGATGAACATGCAGAAAAGAAAAGTGGATGCCCTCGAATACATTAAAAAATCCATTGCCATTTGCAGGGAAATGAATGATAAACTCGGCCTGGCCAATAAGACCAGGTGGGCTGCCTTACTATGTGGTGACCTGAAAGATACCACTGCTGCAATGGCTTATTTTAAGGAATCTTATTACATTTCTGCCCAACTCAATAACAAAACCCTCTGGCGCGATTTCTACGGCAGCAAAGCTGCCTACTATAAAAACCAGGGCGATTTTACAAATGCCTATGAGGAATTAAAAAAATACCACCTGTACAAAGACAGCATCGTCAATGAAGCTACCCAAACCAATATCGCCGAGCTGCAAACAAAATACGAGACAGAAAAGAAAGACCAGTCCATAGCAACACTCAATGCAGAACAGAAGATCCGCAAGTTGGAGCTGGAGAAACAAAAAGCCGTTATTGCCGGCAACAGGGAAGAGGCAAAACGGAAGCAAAATGAAATTGACCTGCTGGTCCAGTCAAAGCAATTGCAGGAACTCAAAATAAAACGGCAGGATGAAGAGCTCGAAAAACAATTACTCCTTTCACAGGCCAAAGAGCAAAAACTGCAGCTCGCTGAAAAGGAAAAAAGCTTACAGGCACACGAGCTTCGCGCACAGGCCCAGTTACGCAACGCCTGGATCATAGGCACCATACTCCTGCTGTCGCTCGTAGTCATGCTGTTCAATCGTTACCAGCTTAAGAAAAAGTTGGAGCAACAAAAAGAATTGGAGAAGATCCGCAACGATATTGCCCGCGATCTTCACGATGATATTGGTTCTACCCTCACCAGTATTAATATCCTGTCAAAAGTGTCGCAGAACAACCTGTCCCGCGATATCAATAAATCAGCTACCATCCTCGAAAACATCACCGAACAATCACAGCAGATACAACAGGCCATGAGTGATATTGTATGGACCATTCGGCCCGATAACGATAAGCTCGAAAATATGGTGGTCCGCATGCGGGAATATGTAAACCATACCCTCGAATGCAAGAACATTGACGTTGTTTTTGATGTGGATAATGACATCCTGCAGCAAACCCTGGCGATGGAACAGCGGCGTGATTTCTTTCTTGTGTTCAAGGAGGCAGTCAATAATGCCGCCAAGTATGCACAGGCTACTACCGTTGCTATCCGGCTAAGCCGGCAAAACAACAGCCTGCAATTGACCGTCAGCGATAATGGCAAAGGATTTGATACTGGCCGTGTCACTTCTACCAATGGTCTTAGAAGTATGCGTGAAAGATCAACAGCGTTGGGCGCCACACTCAATATCCAGTCAGCGCCACAGGCCGGTACTACCATCACCTTGCGCTTCCTGCCTAGTCTGTTGTAG